TTCTGAGAGTGGTGTACGGTTTTCAACTTTACGAAGGGGTATGCGACTCTGACAGGGCCAGTTGTTCGGAATGTATGGGACAAATCGGCCTGTAGCATCAACTGGCTCATGGTTATCCTCGATCTGGCTCTATCCCCGTTGCCTTTTTTATCCCTAGTCTGATTTTCACCACTTGATGACGGTATGTAAAGCATCGCGCCGCAGTTGCAGGCCGTCGCTGCTCCACCGTGTAACGATGAGGATGGAAAGATGACGTTGAAGAATGAGGCTGCATTGTCTAATGATTATGTCCGTCAGTTGGACAGACAGTATGTTTTTCACTCCTGGTCGACGCAGGGCGCGTTGAATCCGATGGTGATTGCGGGCGGGGAGGGGTGTCGGCTCTGGGATTATGACGGGCAATCCTGGCTGGATTTCAGCAGCCAGTTGGTCAACACCAATATTGGTTTTCGTCATCCGAGAGTGGTTGCGGCCATTCAGGTTCAGGCGGATTTACTGGCGACCATTGCCCCGTCGACCGCGAATCTGGCCCGCGGCGAGGCGGCCAAACGCATCGTTGCCCGCGCGCCCGATAAGTTCAACAAAGTGTTTTTCACCAATGCGGGCGCGGATGCCAATGAAAATGCGATCCGTATGGCGCGTTTGTTTACCGGCAGAGAGAAAATTCTGTCTGGTTACCGCTCTTATCATGGTAATACCGGCAGTGCAATTGGCGCCACAGGTGACTGGCGGCGTCTACCCAATGAATATTCCCGCGGTCATCTTCATTTCTTTACGCCATATCTGTATCGCAGTGAGTTTCTGGCGACCACCGAAGCCGAAGAGTGCCGGGCGGCATTGCACCATTTGCGGCGGATAATCGAGTGCGAGGGGCCAAATACGATTGCCGCGATTTTACTGGAAACCATTCCGGGTACGGCCGGTATTCTGGTTCCGCCGGCGGGCTATCTGGCGGGCGTACAGGCGCTGGCCGACGAGTTTGGCATTATGCTGATTATGGATGAGGTCATGGCCGGTTTCGGCCGCACCGGTTCCTGGTTTGCCTTTGAACATTATGGCGTCGAACCGGATCTCATCACGTTTGCCAAAGGGGTAAACTCCGGCTATGTGCCGGCGGGAGGCGTCCTGATTTCTGAACCGATCGCCCATTTCTTCGATACGCAGCTGTTTCCCGGCGGTTTGACCTACTCCGGGCATCCTCTGGCAATGGCCGCCATCGTTGCGACGCTGGATGCGATGGAAGAAGAAAAAATCGTCGAAAATGCCGCGCAGATTGGGAATGGCGTATTGGCGGCCGGTTTACAGAAACTGGGCGAGAAATACCCAATCGTCGGCGATATTCGGGGTATCGGCGTGTTCCATGCGCTGGAACTGGTTTCCGACCCT
This is a stretch of genomic DNA from Brenneria rubrifaciens. It encodes these proteins:
- a CDS encoding aspartate aminotransferase family protein, giving the protein MTLKNEAALSNDYVRQLDRQYVFHSWSTQGALNPMVIAGGEGCRLWDYDGQSWLDFSSQLVNTNIGFRHPRVVAAIQVQADLLATIAPSTANLARGEAAKRIVARAPDKFNKVFFTNAGADANENAIRMARLFTGREKILSGYRSYHGNTGSAIGATGDWRRLPNEYSRGHLHFFTPYLYRSEFLATTEAEECRAALHHLRRIIECEGPNTIAAILLETIPGTAGILVPPAGYLAGVQALADEFGIMLIMDEVMAGFGRTGSWFAFEHYGVEPDLITFAKGVNSGYVPAGGVLISEPIAHFFDTQLFPGGLTYSGHPLAMAAIVATLDAMEEEKIVENAAQIGNGVLAAGLQKLGEKYPIVGDIRGIGVFHALELVSDPVNKTPLPASVMGELKTRLLAKGLLGFIAENRLHVVPPCIVTADEVQQGLGIIDEVLGEINSRVA